A portion of the Zootoca vivipara chromosome 6, rZooViv1.1, whole genome shotgun sequence genome contains these proteins:
- the LOC132592292 gene encoding interferon-inducible GTPase 5-like yields MDPAITIETLKKDLAEMKAAFEKKTFEAVSAEVQQQSNLLNNITLEIAITGRSGVGKSSFVNALRGMEDYAEGAAKTGVTETTMVPQEYSHPTFPKVKFWDLPGFGKDNFSAEEYLEEVNFSKYDFFIIIASGRFTEDDTNLALEIQKNKKKFYYVRSKVDVDIDNDRKSKGIKEGDSDRKMQSEKETLDTVRTDSYDNLKALGVSSPRVFLISRWDLSKYDFPLLQETIEKEQDELKRDVLIMCLPIFTKDSIKKKKAAMESLIWKNAMVSCTVGLIPVPFLSFGCDIAIVVSTMRDICKVFGLDENSLNILANRVEKDVEELKSVIEHTPSTGKITAEFVMDILKRSAMWGAITAVEMVLGFIPLLGSLYGGGSSFATTFYLLNNFLEKAVKDAEKVLAKAAEPKRHK; encoded by the coding sequence ATGGATCCTGCCATAACAATAGAAACCTTAAAAAAAGACCTTGCTGAAATGAAGGCTGCTTTCGAGAAAAAAACATTTGAAGCTGTTTCAGCTGAAGTTCAACAGCAGtcaaatttattaaataacaTCACATTGGAAATTGCCATCACAGGAAGATCAGGTGTTGGGAAGTCATCTTTCGTCAATGCCCTTCGAGGAATGGAAGATTATGCAGAGGGTGCAGCTAAAACGGGGGTGACAGAAACAACAATGGTGCCACAAGAATATTCACACCCCACATTCCCCAAAGTCAAATTTTGGGATCTACCAGGATTTGGAAAAGATAACTTTAGTGCAGAGGAATACCTAGAGGAGGTCAATTTCAGCAAGTATGATTTTTTCATCATCATCGCCTCAGGGCGCTTCACTGAGGATGACACCAACTTGGCTCTTGAGATccagaaaaataagaagaaattCTACTATGTGCGCAGCAAAGTGGATGTTGATATAGATAATGACAGGAAGTCAAAAGGCATCAAGGAGGGGGACAGCGATAGGAAGATGCAGTCTGAGAAAGAGACGCTTGACACTGTACGGACAGATAGCTATGATAATTTGAAGGCGTTAGGTGTGTCTTCTCCAAGGGTCTTTCTAATATCGAGGTGGGATTTGAGCAAGTATGATTTCCCCCTGCTTCAAGAGACCATTGAAAAGGAACAGGATGAACTCAAGAGAGATGTTTTAATCATGTGTCTTCCGATTTTTACAAAAGAtagcattaaaaagaagaaggctgCTATGGAGAGCCTGATATGGAAAAATGCCATGGTGAGTTGTACTGTTGGGTTGATTCCTGTCCCGTTCCTATCATTTGGTTGTGACATTGCCATTGTGGTTTCGACAATGAGGGATATCTGCAAAGTTTTTGGCTTGGATGAAAATTCCCTCAATATACTAGCAAACCGAGTGGAGAAAGATGTTGAAGAGTTGAAATCCGTTATTGAACATACCCCAAGCACCGGTAAGATCACGGCAGAATTCGTCATGGATATCTTGAAGAGGTCAGCAATGTGGGGAGCAATCACAGCGGTAGAGATGGTCCTGGGTTTCATACCTCTGTTGGGGTCTCTCTATGGTGGGGGCAGTTCTTTTGCTACCACATTCTACTTGCTGAATAATTTCCTGGAAAAAGCTGTGAAAGATGCAGAGAAAGTTCTGGCAAAGGCTGCTGAGCCTAAGAGACACAAGTAA
- the LOC132592293 gene encoding interferon-inducible GTPase 5-like, with amino-acid sequence MMEDFEVAVSQGQLADAVSHVLAKPLHFFNSTPLNVAVVGEPGSGKSSFINAMLGLHADDPRAAATGIQMTTLQVKDYPHPTLPQVILWDHPGKGTPTFGKDKFEKKVDLNHFDFFVIVGSQRFRATHSDLVHEIQDMAKNFYFVRTKADLDLSAAKRQQPSDYNEEKVLLHIQEDCKECLVREGVRDPQVFIVSNWEADRFDFPLLQEMLKNDLLRLKRQAFLHRFPSICLPILEKKKASVKEKIWTNRLCLLVALGSPVPFLLPIFLFSKFRSWCFLDFGLNDRSLAALAQRVGKTSTALKAAMQSLGMFSAILWVLPDLVGLSVMAYEYHRWEHFPIFGCLLSGGVSLLRTYFMLQKCISGAADDTQSVLSKALEAEGKKSI; translated from the coding sequence ATGATGGAAGACTTTGAGGTAGCCGTTTCTCAGGGCCAATTGGCAGATGCTGTGTCGCACGTGCTGGCAAAACCACTGCACTTTTTCAACAGCACTCCACTCAACGTTGCCGTAGTAGGAGAGCCCGGCTCCGGGAAGTCTTCCTTCATCAATGCCATGTTGGGTCTTCATGCTGATGACCCGCGTGCCGCTGCAACCGGCATACAGATGACAACATTGCAAGTCAAGGATTACCCACACCCGACACTTCCACAAGTGATCCTTTGGGACCACCCCGGAAAGGGAACGCCAACTTTTGGGAAGGACAAATTTGAGAAGAAGGTTGATTTAAATCACTTTGATTTCTTCGTTATCGTCGGCTCCCAGCGCTTCCGTGCCACCCATTCTGACCTGGTCCATGAGATCCAAGATATGGCCAAGAATTTCTACTTTGTGCGCACCAAAGCAGACCTGGACCTGTCGGCCGCCAAGAGGCAACAGCCATCCGACTACAATGAAGAGAAGGTCCTCTTGCACATCCAGGAGGACTGCAAAGAGTGCTTGGTAAGAGAAGGAGTGAGGGACCCACAAGTCTTCATCGTCTCCAACTGGGAAGCCGACCGCTTTGATTTCCCCCTCCTGCAGGAAATGCTGAAGAACGATCTCTTGCGACTGAAGAGGCAAGCCTTTCTGCACCGCTTCCCTAGCATCTGTCTGCCTATCTTAGAGAAAAAGAAAGCCTCTGTGAAGGAGAAGATTTGGACCAACAGGCTTTGTTTGTTGGTCGCTCTTGGAAGCCCagttcctttccttcttcccataTTTCTGTTTAGTAAGTTCCGCTCCTGGTGCTTTCTAGACTTTGGCCTGAACGATCGATCCCTTGCAGCTCTGGCCCAGCGTGTTGGAAAGACAAGCACAGCCCTTAAAGCAGCAATGCAGTCCCTGGGAATGTTCTCTGCCATTTTATGGGTGCTGCCAGACTTGGTGGGACTCTCAGTGATGGCTTATGAATATCACCGCTGGGAGCATTTCCCCATCTTTGGCTGCCTTCTGTCCGGAGGGGTTTCACTTCTTCGCACCTACTTCATGCTGCAGAAATGCATATCGGGTGCTGCGGATGACACCCAGAGTGTTCTGTCCAAAGCTCTTGAGGCAGAAGGGAAAAAGTCAATTTAG